A region from the Janthinobacterium agaricidamnosum genome encodes:
- the ccoS gene encoding cbb3-type cytochrome oxidase assembly protein CcoS encodes MEALYLLIPLSVVVVFIALWVYFTASDSGQFDDLVGPGLRVLQDDDTTVKPAPGEPHP; translated from the coding sequence ATGGAAGCACTGTATCTCCTCATCCCCCTGAGCGTCGTGGTCGTCTTCATCGCCCTGTGGGTGTATTTCACGGCCTCGGACAGCGGCCAGTTCGACGACCTCGTCGGACCGGGCCTGCGCGTGCTGCAGGATGACGACACGACGGTCAAGCCGGCGCCCGGCGAACCGCATCCCTGA
- a CDS encoding heavy metal translocating P-type ATPase produces MNAVLQPSACFHCGLPVPSGSSWHVTIDDVPRAMCCPGCEAVAQTIVDIGQSAYYRDRDEYAVNAADATMVPPELRLYSNDDAQFARDASSCEATLSVEGIRCAACVWLIERQLTRLPGVQAASLNVATERLYVRWSRAQCEPGDILQAVRQVGYTAYPYDAVRHGERLQKASKTLGRQLFVAGLSMMQVMMYVAPAYLAAEDGTLDDNMASLMRWASLLLTLPAICYSAMPFFQGAWASLRARTLGMDVPVALGILAAFFGSVVATFTGRGEVYYDSATMFIFLLLCSRYFELQARRKAASALERLQHALPASASLMAGFPDNRATTLVPAGSLAVGDIILVKPGEAIAADSVIIEGTSALDLSLLTGESAAQRRKLGERVPGGAINASAALILRVLKPARESTLSDLLKLIERAGSGKPQIAQWADKVAAWFVLGLLLFAVAVFAFWSWHDPSQAWPVAIAVLVVSCPCALSLATPTALAAATDSLLRRGVLIVQPHVLETLHRATHIVFDKTGTLTLGRPVLKQIEGLDGMTEDDCLQVAAALEAGSAHPLAQAILAAAGETPRTHAENLQEVQGQGLEGIVDGVRYRLGNAAFVAAIAGPPLGDTAVGMQGMTPLYLGTQGRWLTRFLLSDALRPEARDVVAYFHRHGKQVVLLSGDQEALTQSVAAELGIATACGECLPDEKLDFVQQLQATGAVVAMVGDGINDAAVLSGADVSFAMGSGAALAQAHADTVLLSSQLVSVLDTAKTAARSMRIIRENLGWATLYNLTAIPAAALGFLNPWLSGVGMAASSAVVIANALRLRKA; encoded by the coding sequence TCGACGACGTGCCGCGCGCCATGTGCTGCCCCGGCTGCGAAGCGGTGGCGCAAACCATCGTCGACATCGGCCAGAGCGCCTACTACCGCGACCGCGACGAATACGCCGTCAACGCGGCTGACGCCACCATGGTGCCGCCCGAACTGCGTTTGTACAGCAATGACGACGCGCAATTCGCGCGCGACGCCAGCAGCTGCGAAGCGACCCTGTCTGTCGAAGGCATCCGCTGCGCCGCCTGCGTCTGGCTGATCGAACGTCAATTGACGCGCCTGCCAGGCGTGCAGGCGGCCAGCCTGAACGTCGCCACGGAGCGCCTGTACGTGCGCTGGAGCCGCGCGCAGTGCGAGCCGGGCGATATCCTGCAAGCCGTGCGGCAAGTCGGTTACACGGCCTATCCGTATGACGCCGTGCGCCATGGCGAACGCCTGCAAAAAGCCAGCAAGACGCTGGGCCGCCAGCTGTTCGTGGCCGGCCTGTCGATGATGCAGGTGATGATGTACGTGGCACCCGCCTACCTGGCGGCCGAAGACGGCACGCTGGACGACAATATGGCCAGCCTGATGCGCTGGGCCAGCCTGCTCTTGACCCTGCCCGCCATCTGCTATTCGGCCATGCCGTTTTTCCAGGGCGCCTGGGCCAGCCTGCGCGCGCGCACCCTGGGCATGGACGTGCCCGTGGCGCTGGGCATCCTGGCAGCGTTCTTCGGCAGCGTGGTGGCGACGTTTACGGGCCGCGGCGAGGTGTATTACGACTCGGCCACGATGTTCATCTTCCTGCTGCTGTGCAGCCGCTATTTCGAGCTGCAGGCGCGCCGCAAGGCTGCCTCGGCCCTCGAGCGCTTGCAGCACGCCTTGCCCGCGTCCGCCTCGCTGATGGCGGGCTTTCCCGACAACCGCGCCACCACCCTGGTGCCGGCCGGCAGCCTGGCCGTCGGTGACATCATCCTGGTCAAGCCGGGCGAGGCGATCGCCGCCGACAGCGTCATCATCGAAGGCACGAGCGCGCTCGATTTATCGCTGCTGACGGGCGAGAGCGCGGCGCAGCGCCGCAAACTGGGCGAGCGGGTGCCGGGCGGGGCCATCAACGCCAGCGCGGCGCTGATCTTGCGCGTACTGAAACCGGCGCGCGAAAGCACCTTGTCCGACCTGTTGAAACTGATCGAGCGGGCCGGCAGCGGCAAGCCGCAGATCGCGCAGTGGGCCGACAAGGTCGCCGCCTGGTTCGTGCTGGGCCTGCTGCTGTTTGCCGTCGCCGTGTTCGCCTTCTGGAGCTGGCACGACCCGTCGCAGGCGTGGCCCGTGGCCATCGCCGTGCTGGTCGTGTCGTGCCCGTGCGCGCTGTCTCTCGCCACGCCGACGGCGCTGGCGGCCGCCACCGACAGCCTGCTGCGGCGCGGCGTGCTGATCGTCCAGCCGCACGTGCTGGAAACCCTGCACCGCGCCACCCACATCGTCTTCGACAAGACGGGGACATTGACCCTGGGCCGGCCCGTGCTGAAACAGATCGAGGGCCTGGACGGCATGACGGAAGACGACTGTCTGCAGGTGGCCGCCGCGCTGGAGGCGGGCAGCGCCCATCCGCTGGCACAGGCGATCCTGGCAGCAGCGGGAGAAACACCGCGCACGCATGCGGAAAACCTGCAGGAAGTGCAGGGCCAGGGCCTCGAAGGCATCGTCGACGGCGTGCGCTACCGCCTGGGCAATGCGGCCTTTGTCGCCGCCATCGCGGGTCCGCCGCTGGGTGACACGGCCGTCGGCATGCAGGGCATGACGCCGCTGTACCTGGGCACGCAGGGGCGCTGGCTGACGCGTTTCCTGCTCAGCGACGCGCTGCGCCCGGAAGCGCGCGACGTGGTCGCGTATTTCCACCGGCACGGCAAGCAAGTCGTGCTGCTGAGCGGTGACCAGGAAGCGCTGACGCAAAGCGTGGCGGCGGAGCTGGGCATCGCCACGGCGTGCGGCGAATGCCTGCCCGATGAAAAGCTCGATTTCGTGCAGCAATTGCAGGCGACGGGCGCCGTGGTGGCGATGGTGGGCGACGGCATCAACGACGCCGCCGTGCTGAGCGGTGCCGACGTGTCCTTCGCCATGGGCTCCGGCGCCGCGCTGGCGCAAGCGCATGCGGACACGGTGCTGCTGTCGAGCCAATTGGTGTCCGTGCTCGACACGGCCAAGACGGCCGCGCGCAGCATGCGCATCATCCGCGAGAACCTGGGCTGGGCCACGCTGTACAATCTGACGGCCATCCCGGCCGCCGCGCTGGGCTTCTTGAACCCCTGGCTGTCCGGCGTCGGCATGGCTGCCAGCTCGGCGGTCGTCATCGCCAACGCCCTGCGCCTGCGGAAAGCCTGA